One segment of Pseudophryne corroboree isolate aPseCor3 chromosome 10, aPseCor3.hap2, whole genome shotgun sequence DNA contains the following:
- the LOC134965535 gene encoding nicotinamide N-methyltransferase-like codes for MFNLDKKHLTDPFELEKADCLLSLYLLQNICKDKDSFCKILKTCSSYIKVGGYLILIGTFNGEYFIIGDHKFHILNYDEEFLRKAVAEAGFTIDHLQIFEKTAVTDSIKYGNMYCLRALKEREV; via the coding sequence ATGTTTAATCTTGACAAGAAACACCTCACAGATCCCTTTGAATTGGAGAAAGCCGACTGTCTTCTAAGTTTATACTTACTGCAAAATATTTGCAAAGATAAAGATTCTTTTTGCAAAATTCTTAAAACATGTTCTTCCTACATAAAAGTAGGCGGTTATCTAATATTAATTGGTACATTTAATGGAGAGTATTTTATAATTGGAGATCACAAATTCCACATCTTAAATTATGATGAGGAATTTTTAAGGAAGGCTGTGGCAGAAGCAGGATTTACCATTGACCATCTTCAGATATTTGAGAAGACAGCAGTCACTGACAGTATAAAATATGGCAATATGTACTGTCTTAGGGCTCTCAAAGAGAGGGAAGTATAG